The following coding sequences lie in one Variovorax terrae genomic window:
- a CDS encoding thiamine pyrophosphate-binding protein yields MSKTTMSMGRRIVELLRQEGVQAVFSQGDITTRDVLLHAERAGLQVVGPRHEAAAVFSAMGYYAVTGRPQAAFGAMGPGVANLLPAAVAASQEHVPVLIFGARRHQGAAHAVRRGQWLSAPMEPLFAQICKFATVVRHPAEIDDAVRQAFRQALAGTPGPVYIEYDSMMHVQEWDYPPLQPPGSYRAGPQAASESSVLAAAALLKGASLPLLLAGEAVQHHRCQAALIALAEKLGCPVVTTFAGSGLIHAGHPQALLFQGQAAQEVIAESDLLLAVGTCLPENTNYGRLMAFAQNEARRKVIVLEPDLAAIGVNRPVDVAVVGDLPLTLAQLHAALGEPRPSHPRLPGWKQQQADEHEAALAAIPDRGALHPSRMMLEARHAVPDEASIVLDGGLTIFYQHAFFEKRGADFVYGAHYSHLGCGLPQAVGVQLAQGRDRPVCLITGDGALGFHFMELETAVRHQLPIVVLVNDDHALGAEMAAHMQHIGHPIEVRFAPVRYDRMMEAMGGHGEYVERVEDLQPAIRRAFASGKTALVQVITDPEASHREPHPFAAARASWINADVQDRYGR; encoded by the coding sequence ATGAGCAAGACCACCATGAGCATGGGGCGCCGCATCGTTGAACTGCTGCGTCAGGAGGGCGTGCAAGCCGTGTTCTCGCAAGGCGACATCACCACGCGCGACGTCCTGCTGCACGCCGAGCGTGCCGGCCTGCAGGTCGTCGGTCCGCGCCACGAGGCGGCGGCCGTGTTCAGCGCCATGGGCTACTACGCGGTCACGGGCCGGCCGCAGGCGGCATTCGGCGCCATGGGGCCCGGCGTGGCGAACCTGCTGCCGGCCGCGGTCGCCGCGTCGCAAGAGCATGTGCCGGTGCTGATCTTCGGCGCGCGGCGTCACCAGGGAGCGGCCCATGCGGTGCGCCGGGGGCAATGGCTGTCCGCGCCCATGGAGCCGCTGTTCGCGCAGATCTGCAAGTTCGCCACCGTCGTGCGGCACCCGGCCGAGATCGACGACGCGGTGCGGCAGGCCTTCCGCCAGGCGCTCGCCGGCACGCCGGGGCCGGTGTACATCGAGTACGACAGCATGATGCATGTGCAGGAGTGGGACTACCCCCCGCTGCAGCCGCCCGGCAGCTACCGTGCCGGGCCGCAGGCGGCCTCGGAATCCTCGGTGCTGGCCGCCGCCGCGCTGCTCAAGGGGGCCTCGCTGCCGCTGCTGCTGGCGGGCGAGGCGGTGCAACACCATCGCTGCCAGGCGGCCCTGATCGCACTGGCGGAGAAGCTCGGCTGCCCGGTCGTGACGACCTTCGCCGGCAGCGGCCTGATTCACGCTGGCCATCCGCAGGCGCTGCTGTTCCAGGGGCAGGCTGCGCAGGAGGTCATCGCCGAGTCGGACCTGCTGCTGGCGGTGGGCACCTGTTTGCCCGAGAACACCAACTATGGCCGGCTCATGGCGTTCGCGCAGAACGAGGCCCGGCGCAAGGTGATCGTGCTGGAGCCGGATCTCGCAGCCATCGGTGTGAACCGGCCGGTGGATGTGGCCGTGGTCGGCGACCTGCCGCTCACCCTCGCGCAGCTGCATGCCGCGCTGGGCGAGCCGCGCCCCAGCCATCCTCGGCTGCCCGGCTGGAAACAGCAGCAGGCCGATGAGCACGAGGCGGCGCTGGCGGCGATTCCCGACCGCGGCGCGCTGCACCCTTCGCGCATGATGCTGGAGGCCCGGCATGCCGTTCCCGACGAGGCCTCGATCGTGCTCGACGGCGGCCTGACCATCTTCTACCAGCATGCGTTCTTCGAAAAGCGCGGTGCCGATTTCGTCTACGGCGCCCACTACTCCCACCTGGGCTGCGGGCTGCCGCAGGCCGTCGGCGTGCAGCTGGCCCAGGGGCGCGATCGCCCGGTCTGCCTGATCACCGGGGACGGCGCCCTGGGCTTTCACTTCATGGAGCTGGAGACGGCCGTGCGGCACCAGTTGCCGATCGTGGTGCTCGTGAACGATGACCACGCGCTTGGCGCCGAGATGGCAGCGCACATGCAGCACATCGGACACCCGATCGAGGTGCGCTTCGCGCCGGTGCGCTACGACAGGATGATGGAAGCCATGGGCGGGCATGGCGAGTACGTGGAGCGGGTGGAAGACCTGCAGCCCGCGATCCGGCGCGCCTTCGCCAGCGGCAAGACGGCGCTGGTGCAGGTGATCACCGACCCCGAAGCCAGCCATCGCGAGCCGCACCCCTTCGCGGCGGCCCGCGCCAGCTGGATCAACGCCGATGTGCAGGATCGCTATGGACGCTGA
- a CDS encoding alpha/beta fold hydrolase, which translates to MSTAIHDFRHTGQPPAIAFDVAGEGEPILFLHGIGGNRQNWAGQLAHFGARFRAISLDFRGYGDSAAIEEPFEFADFVEDALRVLDALEIGRAHVVGLSMGGLVAQALYARAPQRVASLCLTACRSGAEPVLQGARREGFISARLGPLNSGGPQALAQSLAPTLIGRQATAEAREQVMASLGKLRPDSYLKIMEARMRIAPFLDPATVAVPVLVIGSDEDTVAPLAQMRDLAASIPQAQLAVIGGAGHLVNIEKPQEFNHALLAFLGGAAAEARPRTGVEARIA; encoded by the coding sequence ATGAGCACAGCGATCCATGATTTTCGACACACTGGCCAGCCTCCGGCCATCGCCTTCGATGTGGCGGGCGAGGGTGAGCCGATCCTCTTCCTGCACGGCATCGGCGGCAACCGGCAGAACTGGGCCGGCCAGCTGGCGCACTTCGGGGCGCGCTTTCGCGCCATCAGCCTGGACTTCCGGGGTTATGGCGACAGCGCCGCGATCGAAGAGCCCTTCGAGTTCGCCGATTTCGTGGAGGACGCGCTGCGCGTGCTCGATGCGCTGGAGATCGGGCGCGCCCACGTCGTCGGGCTGTCGATGGGCGGACTGGTGGCGCAGGCGCTGTATGCCCGGGCGCCGCAGCGCGTGGCCAGCCTGTGCCTGACCGCCTGCCGCTCGGGCGCGGAGCCTGTTCTGCAGGGAGCCCGGCGCGAAGGCTTCATCAGCGCGCGCCTGGGGCCGCTCAACAGCGGCGGCCCGCAGGCGCTGGCGCAGTCCCTGGCGCCCACGCTGATCGGCCGGCAGGCGACGGCCGAGGCCCGGGAGCAGGTGATGGCGAGCCTGGGCAAGCTGCGCCCGGACTCCTATCTCAAGATCATGGAGGCCCGCATGCGCATCGCGCCTTTTCTGGACCCCGCGACGGTGGCCGTGCCCGTGCTGGTGATCGGCTCGGATGAAGACACGGTCGCGCCGCTGGCGCAGATGCGCGATCTGGCGGCTTCCATCCCGCAGGCGCAGCTCGCCGTCATCGGCGGTGCCGGCCATCTGGTGAACATCGAGAAGCCGCAGGAATTCAACCACGCGCTGCTGGCATTCCTCGGCGGGGCGGCCGCCGAGGCCCGGCCGCGCACCGGGGTGGAGGCCCGAATCGCATGA
- a CDS encoding LysR family transcriptional regulator translates to MTATLNHLLLDHFLAAYEARSLGKAAALLGLSQPALSKSVRKLEAELGLPLFERTTSGLVPTLYAETLSRRGQAIRADLHSCIAELQKLKHGEIGEVRMGVAPALSPRFLPLAIAATHARHPSLTFAVREGLYDSLAQDVVDGELDFALTNLPFDRLAAGLEARELFRDRFVVCCGAAHPLARKGNVQAADLLAYPWITPPRDGMVWHRLVDLFAAAKALPPRAAIETTSAALIMSLLGEGRFLTFVPRQLVLAEQLRGEVIELTSAGMVLERAIAVVSRTGREYPMAARLALEACEAVALQMQQAPKP, encoded by the coding sequence ATGACAGCCACCCTGAATCACCTGCTGCTGGATCACTTTCTGGCCGCCTACGAAGCGCGCAGCCTCGGCAAGGCCGCCGCCCTGCTGGGCCTGTCGCAGCCGGCGCTGAGCAAGAGCGTGCGCAAGCTCGAGGCGGAGCTGGGCCTGCCGCTGTTCGAGCGCACCACCAGCGGCCTCGTGCCGACGCTGTACGCCGAGACGCTCTCGCGGCGCGGCCAGGCCATCCGCGCCGACCTGCATAGCTGCATCGCCGAGCTGCAGAAGCTCAAGCATGGCGAGATCGGGGAGGTGCGCATGGGCGTTGCGCCCGCGCTGTCGCCGCGCTTCCTGCCGCTGGCCATCGCCGCGACCCACGCCCGCCATCCGTCCCTGACCTTTGCCGTGCGCGAGGGCCTGTACGACAGCCTGGCGCAGGACGTGGTGGATGGCGAACTCGATTTCGCGCTGACCAACCTCCCCTTCGATCGCCTCGCGGCGGGCCTGGAAGCGCGCGAACTGTTCCGCGACCGCTTCGTCGTCTGCTGCGGTGCGGCGCATCCCCTGGCCCGCAAGGGCAACGTGCAGGCCGCCGACCTGCTGGCCTATCCCTGGATCACACCGCCTCGCGACGGCATGGTCTGGCATCGGCTGGTGGACCTGTTCGCGGCGGCCAAGGCGCTGCCGCCGCGCGCGGCCATCGAAACCACTTCCGCGGCCCTGATCATGTCGCTGCTGGGCGAAGGGCGCTTCCTGACGTTCGTGCCGCGCCAGCTCGTGCTGGCGGAGCAGTTGCGCGGCGAGGTCATCGAGCTGACGTCCGCCGGCATGGTACTGGAGCGCGCCATTGCGGTCGTGTCGCGCACGGGCCGGGAGTACCCGATGGCGGCCAGGCTGGCCCTGGAGGCCTGCGAGGCCGTGGCCCTGCAGATGCAGCAGGCGCCCAAGCCCTAG
- the lpdA gene encoding dihydrolipoyl dehydrogenase, which translates to MSLIEIKVPDIGDFSEVTVIELLVKPGDSIRPEQSLVTVESDKASMEIPSSHGGVVKELRVKLGDKVAEGSVLLVLEAQGAAAAAAPASAPVSQPKQAEVQVAPSSGAITSVASSHTGGADQECDVLVLGGGPGGYSAAFRAADLGLKVVLVERYATLGGVCLNVGCIPSKALLHVAAVMDEVSHFEALGVSFGKPVVNLEKLRAHKAKVVGKLTGGLTAMAKMRKVTVVRGHGEFLDPFHLQVRETSGAGQEQTGKAQVVKFRKAIIAAGSQAVQLPFMPKDPRVVDSTGALDLASSPKRMLILGGGIIGLEMGTVYSTLGARLDVVEMLDGLMQGADRDLVKVWQKMNAPRFDNIMLKTKTVGAEATKDGILVRFEGEQAPKEPQLYDLVLQAVGRSPNGKKIGADKAGVTVSDRGFVPVDIQMRTNVPHIFAIGDIVGQPMLAHKAVHEAHVAAEVAAGELQGNQELASAAFNARVIPSVAYTDPEVAWVGLTEEQAKAQGVQVKKGLFPWNASGRAIANGRDEGFTKLLFDAETHRIVGGGIVGTHAGDMIGEVALAIEMGADEVDIGKTIHPHPTLGESIGMAAEVAHGTCTDVPPARK; encoded by the coding sequence ATGAGCCTGATTGAAATCAAGGTGCCGGACATCGGCGATTTTTCCGAAGTGACCGTCATCGAGCTGCTGGTCAAGCCCGGCGACAGCATCCGGCCCGAGCAGTCGCTCGTGACGGTGGAGTCCGACAAGGCCTCGATGGAGATCCCGTCGTCGCACGGCGGCGTGGTGAAGGAGCTGCGCGTCAAGCTCGGTGACAAGGTGGCCGAAGGCTCGGTGCTGCTGGTGCTGGAGGCGCAGGGCGCCGCAGCGGCCGCGGCGCCGGCCTCCGCCCCGGTTTCACAGCCAAAACAGGCGGAGGTCCAGGTGGCTCCGTCATCGGGTGCTATCACTTCTGTAGCGTCCAGCCACACGGGCGGCGCCGACCAGGAATGCGACGTGCTGGTGCTCGGCGGCGGCCCCGGCGGCTATTCGGCAGCGTTCCGCGCGGCTGACCTTGGCCTCAAGGTGGTGCTGGTGGAGCGCTACGCCACGCTTGGCGGCGTCTGCCTGAACGTGGGCTGCATTCCGTCCAAGGCGCTGCTGCACGTGGCCGCGGTGATGGACGAGGTCAGCCATTTCGAGGCGCTGGGCGTGAGCTTCGGCAAGCCGGTGGTCAACCTGGAGAAGCTGCGCGCGCACAAGGCCAAGGTGGTGGGCAAGCTCACCGGCGGCCTCACGGCCATGGCCAAGATGCGCAAGGTCACCGTGGTGCGCGGCCACGGCGAGTTCCTCGACCCGTTCCACCTGCAGGTGCGGGAAACCAGCGGCGCGGGCCAGGAGCAGACCGGCAAGGCCCAGGTCGTCAAGTTCCGCAAGGCCATCATCGCCGCCGGCTCGCAGGCCGTGCAGCTGCCCTTCATGCCCAAGGACCCGCGCGTGGTGGACAGCACCGGCGCGCTGGACCTGGCATCCAGCCCCAAGCGCATGCTGATCCTGGGCGGCGGCATCATCGGCCTCGAAATGGGCACGGTCTACTCTACGCTGGGCGCGCGCCTGGACGTGGTGGAGATGCTCGACGGCCTGATGCAGGGCGCGGACCGCGACCTGGTCAAGGTCTGGCAGAAGATGAACGCACCGCGCTTCGACAACATCATGCTCAAGACCAAAACCGTGGGGGCCGAAGCCACGAAGGACGGCATCCTGGTCCGGTTCGAGGGAGAGCAGGCGCCCAAGGAGCCGCAACTGTATGACCTGGTGCTGCAGGCCGTGGGCCGCAGCCCCAACGGCAAGAAGATCGGCGCCGACAAGGCCGGCGTGACGGTGAGCGACCGCGGCTTCGTCCCGGTGGACATCCAGATGCGCACCAACGTGCCGCACATCTTCGCCATCGGCGACATCGTGGGCCAGCCCATGCTCGCGCACAAGGCGGTGCACGAGGCGCATGTGGCGGCCGAGGTGGCGGCCGGCGAGCTGCAGGGCAACCAGGAGCTGGCCAGCGCCGCCTTCAACGCCCGCGTGATCCCGAGCGTGGCCTACACCGACCCCGAAGTGGCCTGGGTCGGCCTGACCGAAGAGCAGGCCAAGGCGCAGGGCGTGCAGGTCAAGAAGGGCCTGTTCCCCTGGAACGCCTCGGGCCGCGCCATCGCGAATGGCCGCGACGAAGGCTTCACCAAGCTGCTGTTCGACGCCGAAACCCACCGCATCGTGGGCGGCGGCATCGTCGGCACGCATGCGGGCGACATGATCGGCGAGGTCGCGCTGGCGATCGAGATGGGCGCCGACGAAGTGGACATCGGCAAGACCATCCACCCGCACCCCACGCTGGGCGAGAGCATCGGCATGGCGGCCGAGGTGGCGCACGGCACCTGCACCGACGTGCCGCCGGCGCGCAAGTGA
- a CDS encoding MFS transporter: MTTVVVVKKAGQVAIAADTLVTFGDTRLAHRFEDNGKIFKVDAPAGMSYVGMAGTVAHFPVLRKAMTALPREQLKLGSKDEVFDTFTRLHPLLKETFFLQTKEEDNDPYESSQFSVVIANGTGIYGLYSYREVFEFKEFWGIGSGRSFALGAMHAVWGKAKTAREVAEAGLRAGCEFDKNSAGPFDVFTIKLKGSK; this comes from the coding sequence ATGACGACGGTCGTGGTGGTGAAGAAGGCCGGGCAGGTGGCGATCGCCGCCGACACGCTCGTGACCTTCGGCGACACCCGGCTGGCGCACCGCTTCGAGGACAACGGCAAGATCTTCAAGGTGGACGCGCCCGCCGGCATGAGCTACGTCGGCATGGCCGGCACGGTGGCGCACTTCCCGGTGCTGCGCAAGGCCATGACGGCGCTGCCCCGGGAGCAGCTCAAGCTCGGCAGCAAGGACGAGGTGTTCGACACCTTCACGCGGCTGCACCCGCTGCTCAAGGAAACCTTCTTCCTGCAGACCAAGGAAGAGGACAACGATCCCTATGAGTCGAGCCAGTTCAGCGTCGTGATTGCCAACGGCACCGGCATCTACGGCCTGTACAGCTACCGCGAGGTGTTCGAGTTCAAGGAGTTCTGGGGCATCGGCTCGGGGCGCAGCTTTGCGCTCGGGGCCATGCACGCGGTCTGGGGCAAGGCCAAGACCGCCCGCGAGGTGGCCGAAGCCGGCCTGCGCGCCGGCTGCGAGTTCGACAAGAACTCGGCCGGTCCCTTCGATGTATTCACGATCAAACTGAAAGGTTCCAAATGA
- the aceF gene encoding dihydrolipoyllysine-residue acetyltransferase produces the protein MALVEIKVPDIGDFDEVSVIELLVKPGDTVKAEQSLITVESDKASMEIPSSTAGVVKELRVQLGDKVKEGSVVLLLEAAGAAPAAAAPVSESKPAEVQVQRSSAATNSGAPAAAPSGPVEVRVPDIGDFKDVAVIELLVKPGDAIKAEQSLITVESDKASMEIPSSAAGVLKELKVKIGDKVNIGDLVAVLEGTAAAAAAPAPAPAPAAAAPASAATAAAAAPAVAAAAAPQPAHDPTAPQGHLPHASPSVRKFARELGVPLQEVKSSGPKGRITQQDVQNFTKAVMAGAARTQAAAAKAPAAGGGAGLDLLPWPKVDFAKFGAIERKDLSRIKKISGANLHRNWVMIPHVTNNDEADITELEAFRVATNKENEKSGIKVTMLAFVIKAVVSALKKFPEFNASLDGDALVYKQYFHIGFAADTPNGLMVPVLRDADKKGILQISQEMGELAKKARDGKLGPADMTGGCFSISSLGGIGGTHFTPIINAPEVAILGLSKGQMKPVWDGKQFVPRLALPLSLSYDHRVIDGAAAARFNAYLGQVLADFRRVLL, from the coding sequence ATGGCATTGGTAGAAATCAAGGTACCGGACATCGGGGACTTCGACGAGGTCTCGGTCATCGAGCTGCTGGTCAAGCCCGGCGACACGGTCAAGGCGGAGCAGTCGCTGATCACGGTGGAGTCCGACAAGGCGTCGATGGAGATTCCGTCGAGCACGGCCGGCGTGGTCAAGGAGCTGCGGGTCCAGCTCGGCGACAAGGTCAAGGAGGGCTCGGTCGTGCTGCTGCTGGAGGCCGCCGGCGCCGCCCCCGCGGCCGCCGCCCCGGTTTCAGAGTCAAAACCGGCGGAGGTCCAGGTGCAGCGGTCATCGGCTGCTACGAATTCAGGAGCACCTGCGGCTGCGCCGAGCGGCCCGGTGGAGGTGCGTGTGCCCGACATCGGCGACTTCAAGGACGTGGCGGTGATCGAGCTGCTGGTCAAGCCCGGCGACGCCATCAAGGCCGAGCAGTCGCTGATCACGGTGGAGTCGGACAAGGCCTCGATGGAAATCCCTTCGTCGGCCGCCGGCGTGCTCAAGGAGCTCAAGGTCAAGATCGGCGACAAGGTCAACATCGGTGATCTCGTGGCCGTGCTTGAAGGCACGGCCGCCGCTGCGGCGGCGCCGGCCCCGGCCCCGGCGCCTGCCGCCGCGGCTCCGGCATCGGCCGCAACTGCAGCAGCCGCAGCGCCGGCGGTGGCCGCCGCTGCCGCGCCGCAGCCCGCGCACGACCCGACGGCGCCGCAGGGCCACCTGCCGCATGCCTCGCCCTCGGTGCGCAAGTTCGCGCGCGAGCTGGGCGTGCCGCTGCAGGAAGTCAAGAGCAGCGGCCCCAAGGGCCGCATCACGCAGCAGGACGTGCAGAACTTCACCAAGGCGGTGATGGCCGGCGCGGCGCGCACCCAGGCCGCGGCCGCCAAGGCTCCCGCGGCGGGCGGCGGCGCGGGGCTGGACCTGCTGCCCTGGCCCAAGGTGGATTTCGCCAAGTTCGGCGCCATCGAGCGCAAGGACCTGTCGCGCATCAAGAAGATCAGCGGCGCCAACCTGCACCGCAACTGGGTGATGATCCCGCACGTCACCAACAACGACGAAGCCGACATCACCGAGCTCGAAGCCTTCCGCGTGGCCACCAACAAGGAGAACGAGAAGTCGGGCATCAAGGTCACGATGCTGGCCTTCGTGATCAAGGCGGTGGTCTCGGCGCTGAAGAAGTTCCCCGAGTTCAATGCCAGCCTGGACGGCGACGCGCTGGTCTACAAGCAGTACTTCCACATCGGCTTCGCGGCCGACACGCCCAACGGCCTGATGGTGCCGGTGCTGCGAGATGCCGACAAGAAGGGCATCCTGCAAATCAGCCAGGAGATGGGCGAGCTCGCGAAGAAGGCGCGCGACGGCAAGCTCGGGCCGGCCGACATGACCGGCGGCTGCTTCTCGATCAGCTCGCTTGGCGGCATCGGCGGCACGCACTTCACGCCCATCATCAACGCGCCCGAAGTCGCGATCCTGGGCCTGTCCAAGGGCCAGATGAAGCCGGTGTGGGACGGCAAGCAGTTCGTGCCGCGCCTGGCGCTGCCGCTGTCGCTGTCGTACGACCACCGCGTGATCGACGGCGCCGCGGCCGCGCGCTTCAACGCCTACCTGGGCCAGGTCCTCGCCGACTTCCGCAGGGTACTGCTTTGA
- the aceE gene encoding pyruvate dehydrogenase (acetyl-transferring), homodimeric type yields the protein MSAVPDNLFGSAANDADSQETREWMDALSAVIESEGPERAHFLLEQLLEHARQSSIDMPFSANTGYVNTIEAAQEERSPGNLEFEGRLRAYMRWNAMAMVVKANRHHPPEGGDLGGHIGSFASLANLFGAGFNHFWHAESENHGGDCLYIQGHVSPGVYARAYLEGRLTEEQLLNFRQEVDGKGLSSYPHPKLMPEFWQFPTVSMGLGPLMAIYQARFLKYLHARGIANTENRKVWVFCGDGEMDEVESLGAIGLAAREKLDNLIFVINCNLQRLDGPVRGNGKIIQELESEFRGSGWNVLKLIWGKGWDDLLARDKDGALRKIMMECNDGDYQSFKANDGAYVRKHFFGRDPRTLEMVAKMSDDEIWNLRRGGHDSQKVYAAFHAAVKHEGQPTVLLIKTVKGFGMGKIGEGKNTVHQTKKLGDEDIKAFRDRFNIPIPDSQIADLPFYKPADDTPEMKYLHERRKALGGYLPHRRTKADESFTVPSLETFKAVLEPTPEGREISTTQAYVRFLTQLLRDQALGPRVVPILVDEARTFGMEGLFRQIGIYNPAGQQYTPVDKDQVMYYKEDKAGQILQEGINEAGGMSSWIAAATSYSTSNRIMVPFYVYYSMFGFQRIGDLAWAAGDMQARGFLLGGTSGRTTLNGEGLQHEDGHSHILANTIPNCVSYDPTFAHEVAVILHHGLKRMVEKQDNVYYYLTLLNENYAMPGLTPGTEEQIIKGMYLCKEGAKLTPRVQLLGSGTILRESLFAQELLEKDWGVAANVWSCPSFNELTRDGQDAERWSLLHPTEKARVPFVSQQLEKHAGPVVASTDYMRAYAEQIRPFIPKGRTYKVLGTDGFGRSDFRSKLREHFEVNRHYIVVAALKALSEEGTVPVAKVAEAIQKYGINTEKRNPLYA from the coding sequence ATGTCAGCCGTACCCGACAACCTGTTCGGCTCTGCCGCCAATGACGCGGACAGCCAGGAAACCCGCGAGTGGATGGACGCCCTGTCCGCCGTGATCGAAAGCGAAGGCCCCGAACGCGCCCACTTTCTGCTGGAGCAACTGCTCGAGCATGCCCGCCAGAGCAGCATCGACATGCCGTTCTCGGCCAACACGGGCTATGTCAACACCATCGAGGCGGCCCAGGAAGAGCGCTCGCCCGGCAACCTCGAATTCGAAGGGCGCCTGCGCGCCTACATGCGCTGGAACGCCATGGCCATGGTGGTCAAGGCGAACCGCCACCACCCGCCCGAAGGCGGCGACCTGGGCGGCCACATCGGCTCCTTCGCCTCGCTGGCCAACCTGTTCGGCGCCGGCTTCAACCATTTCTGGCATGCCGAGAGCGAGAACCACGGCGGCGACTGCCTCTACATCCAGGGCCACGTGTCGCCCGGCGTCTATGCGCGCGCCTACCTCGAAGGCCGCCTGACCGAGGAGCAACTGCTCAACTTCCGCCAGGAAGTGGACGGCAAGGGCCTGTCCAGCTACCCGCACCCCAAGCTGATGCCCGAGTTCTGGCAGTTCCCCACCGTCTCGATGGGCCTGGGCCCGCTGATGGCGATCTACCAGGCGCGCTTCCTCAAGTACCTGCACGCGCGCGGCATCGCCAACACCGAGAACCGCAAGGTCTGGGTGTTCTGCGGCGACGGCGAGATGGACGAAGTGGAATCGCTGGGCGCCATCGGCCTGGCCGCGCGCGAGAAGCTCGACAACCTGATCTTCGTCATCAACTGCAACCTGCAGCGCCTGGACGGCCCGGTGCGCGGCAACGGCAAGATCATCCAGGAGCTGGAGAGCGAATTCCGCGGCTCGGGCTGGAACGTGCTCAAGCTGATCTGGGGCAAGGGCTGGGACGATCTGCTGGCGCGCGACAAGGACGGCGCGCTGCGCAAGATCATGATGGAGTGCAACGACGGCGACTACCAGTCGTTCAAGGCCAACGACGGCGCCTACGTGCGCAAGCATTTCTTCGGCCGCGACCCGCGCACGCTGGAGATGGTTGCCAAGATGAGCGACGACGAGATCTGGAACCTGCGCCGCGGCGGCCACGACTCGCAGAAGGTGTATGCCGCCTTCCATGCGGCCGTCAAGCACGAAGGCCAGCCCACGGTGCTGCTGATCAAGACCGTCAAGGGCTTCGGCATGGGCAAGATCGGCGAGGGCAAGAACACCGTCCACCAGACCAAGAAGCTCGGCGACGAGGACATCAAGGCCTTCCGCGACCGCTTCAACATCCCGATTCCCGACAGCCAGATCGCCGACCTGCCGTTCTACAAGCCGGCCGACGACACGCCTGAGATGAAGTACCTGCACGAGCGCCGCAAGGCCCTGGGCGGCTACCTGCCGCACCGCCGCACCAAGGCCGACGAGAGCTTCACCGTGCCCTCGCTCGAAACCTTCAAGGCCGTGCTCGAGCCCACGCCCGAGGGCCGCGAGATCTCCACCACGCAGGCCTATGTGCGCTTCCTCACGCAGCTGCTGCGCGACCAGGCGCTGGGCCCGCGCGTGGTGCCCATCCTGGTGGACGAGGCGCGCACCTTCGGCATGGAAGGCCTGTTCCGCCAGATCGGCATCTACAACCCCGCGGGGCAGCAGTACACGCCGGTCGACAAGGATCAGGTCATGTACTACAAGGAAGACAAGGCCGGCCAGATCCTGCAGGAAGGCATCAACGAAGCCGGCGGCATGAGCAGCTGGATCGCGGCGGCCACCAGCTACAGCACCAGCAACCGCATCATGGTGCCGTTCTACGTGTACTACTCGATGTTCGGCTTCCAGCGCATCGGCGACCTGGCCTGGGCGGCCGGCGACATGCAGGCGCGCGGCTTCCTGCTGGGCGGCACCTCCGGGCGCACCACGCTCAACGGCGAAGGCCTGCAGCATGAGGACGGCCACAGCCACATCCTGGCCAACACCATCCCCAACTGCGTGAGCTACGACCCGACCTTCGCGCACGAAGTTGCGGTGATCCTGCACCATGGCCTGAAGCGCATGGTCGAGAAGCAGGACAACGTCTACTACTACCTCACGCTGCTCAACGAGAACTACGCCATGCCCGGCCTCACGCCCGGCACCGAGGAGCAGATCATCAAGGGCATGTACCTGTGCAAGGAAGGCGCCAAGCTCACCCCGCGCGTGCAGCTGCTGGGCTCGGGCACCATCCTGCGCGAGAGCCTGTTCGCGCAGGAACTGCTCGAGAAGGACTGGGGCGTGGCCGCCAACGTCTGGAGCTGCCCGAGCTTCAACGAGCTCACGCGCGACGGCCAGGACGCCGAGCGCTGGAGCCTGCTGCACCCGACCGAGAAGGCACGCGTGCCGTTCGTGAGCCAGCAGCTCGAGAAGCATGCCGGCCCGGTGGTGGCGTCCACCGACTACATGAGGGCCTACGCCGAGCAGATCCGCCCCTTCATCCCCAAGGGCCGCACCTACAAGGTGCTGGGCACCGACGGCTTCGGGCGCAGCGATTTCCGCAGCAAGCTGCGCGAGCACTTCGAGGTCAACCGCCACTACATCGTGGTGGCGGCCCTCAAGGCGCTCAGCGAGGAAGGCACCGTGCCGGTGGCCAAGGTGGCCGAGGCGATCCAGAAATACGGCATCAACACCGAAAAACGCAACCCGTTGTACGCCTAA